In Listeria monocytogenes, the following proteins share a genomic window:
- a CDS encoding 1-propanol dehydrogenase PduQ — protein MQKVSFKTDLYIGQGATDRLLDFKDKQIFIVTDPFMVSSGMINAITEKIDPSNTYTIFSEIIPDPPIENVVAGIEVLNECDANLMIAIGGGSAIDAAKAMKFFGQKLGTVRAMPFIVIPTTSGTGSEVTSFSVITNKEKAIKYPLITDAILPDEAILDADLVKSVPPAITADTGMDVLTHALEAYVSTKANDYSDAMAEKVIQLVFTYLERAYKDGNDLEAREKMHNASCLAGMAFNITSLGLNHGIAHTAGAKFKIPHGRMNTLLLPHVISYNAGITSDFGNNPDNRAAERYTAIAKLLKMPASNTRLGVRSLINAIKQLQKKLNMPTTLSECGVSRTDLNENIAQIAEGALNDGCTATNPRIPTETDVSAILEKMLA, from the coding sequence TTCCGGAATGATTAATGCGATTACAGAAAAAATTGATCCATCGAATACATATACGATTTTTAGCGAAATCATTCCAGATCCACCGATTGAAAACGTGGTAGCAGGAATTGAAGTTTTGAATGAATGTGATGCTAACTTGATGATTGCAATTGGTGGCGGATCAGCGATTGATGCGGCGAAAGCGATGAAATTCTTCGGCCAAAAACTTGGTACGGTGCGCGCAATGCCTTTCATTGTCATTCCAACAACTAGTGGAACTGGCTCCGAAGTAACTAGTTTCTCTGTTATTACAAACAAAGAAAAAGCCATTAAATACCCACTAATTACAGATGCTATTTTGCCAGATGAAGCAATTTTAGATGCAGACTTAGTAAAATCTGTTCCACCAGCAATTACAGCAGATACTGGTATGGATGTGTTAACGCATGCGCTTGAAGCTTATGTATCTACAAAAGCGAATGATTACTCGGATGCAATGGCGGAAAAAGTTATCCAATTAGTTTTCACTTATTTAGAACGTGCTTACAAAGACGGTAATGATTTAGAAGCTCGCGAAAAAATGCATAATGCGTCTTGTCTTGCAGGAATGGCATTTAATATTACTTCTCTTGGCTTAAATCACGGTATTGCGCATACAGCCGGTGCGAAATTTAAAATTCCACATGGTCGTATGAATACATTACTTTTACCGCACGTAATTAGTTATAATGCTGGAATTACAAGTGATTTTGGTAACAATCCGGATAACCGAGCAGCAGAACGTTATACAGCGATTGCCAAATTACTAAAAATGCCAGCATCGAATACACGTCTTGGTGTTCGTAGCTTAATTAATGCAATTAAACAACTTCAAAAGAAACTCAATATGCCAACTACCTTATCCGAATGTGGTGTTAGCCGCACTGATTTAAATGAAAATATCGCTCAAATCGCGGAAGGCGCACTAAATGATGGATGTACTGCAACCAATCCTAGAATACCGACAGAAACAGATGTTAGTGCGATTCTCGAAAAAATGTTGGCATAA
- a CDS encoding ANTAR domain-containing response regulator, with product MTGMNGRIVIADDEPITRMDIRDILEEANYNVVGEATDGFEAIELCKSHQPDLVIMDIQMPLLDGLKAGKRIISEGLAGGIILLTAFSDPKNTEKAKGFGALGYLVKPLDEKSLIPTVEMSIAKGRETRKLEQQLEKLTKKLEERKVIEKAKGVLMIENNITEEEAYNMIRNLSMDKRCPMMEIAETIVMSDD from the coding sequence GTGACAGGAATGAATGGAAGAATTGTAATAGCCGATGATGAACCTATTACAAGAATGGACATCCGAGACATCTTAGAAGAAGCGAACTACAATGTTGTAGGGGAAGCGACAGATGGTTTTGAAGCAATCGAACTTTGCAAAAGCCATCAGCCAGATCTTGTTATCATGGACATTCAAATGCCACTCTTAGACGGCTTAAAAGCAGGGAAACGAATTATTTCAGAAGGCCTTGCTGGGGGAATTATCTTACTTACCGCTTTTAGTGATCCGAAAAACACCGAGAAAGCTAAGGGGTTTGGAGCATTAGGTTATTTAGTAAAGCCACTTGATGAAAAAAGTTTGATTCCAACTGTTGAAATGAGTATTGCCAAAGGGCGAGAAACAAGAAAATTAGAGCAGCAATTAGAAAAGCTCACCAAAAAATTAGAAGAACGAAAAGTGATTGAAAAAGCAAAAGGTGTGCTTATGATTGAGAACAACATCACAGAAGAAGAAGCTTACAACATGATTCGTAACCTGAGCATGGACAAACGCTGTCCGATGATGGAAATCGCAGAAACGATTGTGATGAGCGATGACTAA
- a CDS encoding sensor histidine kinase has translation MTKTIREMCLRYTDLSEHDIDELIHTAKSLSVSAMYQDVDVFIDVYNKLTSEALVIHHTPPKTTKSLYKNKVVGETALRSNEPGVLRTLETGMNSNDLLAKTQENVLIRQKVYPIRNKQRVIAVLILENDISAEIKAHFEIDNEETAYRDVSTTLSAMSKLTDSITDQLDDAILIFDRNGILQQKNCAADQYYERLGYMEDIQGMHYDNLSLDQMMFDAIMYQIETGKQPIQLKKEVVIAGNYFIMKQIFVKEEDEQECRFILILHDITDIKVKEAEIVSKSVAIREIHHRVKNNLQSVVSLLRIQGRRSTSVEAQKILNESVSRILAIAATHELLSKQMEDGINLYMVIETVAYNIERCCTDCPKVAVRMDIDKRIYLDSDRTVALALVMNELLQNSYDHAFHPNESGEILLQIKEEKNIIHAEVTDNGHGFNVRKVSEKSLGLSIVKSYIKDKLRGKVTIESNEHGTKTMFDFKYNSIHATKK, from the coding sequence ATGACTAAAACGATTCGAGAAATGTGCTTACGCTACACCGATTTATCGGAGCACGATATTGACGAATTAATTCACACAGCCAAGTCGTTAAGTGTTTCAGCCATGTATCAAGATGTAGATGTATTCATTGATGTATACAACAAGCTAACTAGTGAAGCACTTGTTATTCATCATACACCACCAAAAACAACCAAATCACTTTACAAAAACAAAGTAGTCGGAGAAACAGCCCTAAGATCCAATGAGCCAGGTGTACTTAGAACATTGGAAACAGGTATGAACTCTAACGATCTACTTGCAAAAACACAAGAAAACGTATTAATTCGCCAAAAAGTTTATCCAATTCGTAATAAACAGCGAGTTATTGCCGTGCTAATTCTAGAAAATGATATTAGCGCCGAAATTAAAGCTCATTTTGAAATTGACAATGAAGAAACGGCTTATCGAGATGTTTCTACCACGCTGTCTGCCATGAGTAAACTAACGGATTCGATTACTGATCAACTAGATGATGCCATTTTGATTTTTGACCGAAACGGGATTTTGCAGCAAAAGAATTGCGCTGCGGATCAGTATTACGAAAGACTTGGTTATATGGAAGACATCCAAGGCATGCATTATGATAATTTATCCCTCGACCAGATGATGTTTGACGCAATCATGTATCAAATTGAAACTGGAAAACAACCGATTCAGTTAAAAAAAGAAGTGGTTATCGCCGGGAATTACTTTATCATGAAGCAGATTTTCGTAAAAGAAGAAGACGAGCAGGAATGCCGTTTTATTCTCATCTTGCATGACATCACGGATATTAAGGTGAAAGAAGCAGAAATTGTTTCTAAATCCGTTGCTATTCGTGAAATTCATCACCGTGTCAAAAACAATTTGCAATCGGTTGTTTCCTTATTGCGAATTCAAGGCAGACGTTCTACAAGTGTGGAGGCACAGAAGATTCTAAATGAAAGTGTCAGCCGAATCCTTGCCATTGCAGCGACACACGAGCTTTTATCGAAGCAAATGGAAGACGGCATTAACCTTTATATGGTCATCGAAACAGTCGCCTACAATATTGAAAGATGTTGTACGGATTGTCCCAAAGTAGCTGTAAGAATGGATATTGATAAACGCATTTATTTGGACAGTGACCGAACCGTGGCACTGGCACTTGTCATGAATGAGCTCTTACAAAACTCCTATGATCACGCATTCCATCCAAATGAATCAGGCGAAATTTTACTACAAATAAAAGAAGAAAAAAATATTATTCACGCAGAAGTAACGGACAACGGTCATGGGTTCAACGTTCGTAAAGTGTCCGAAAAAAGCCTAGGACTTTCCATTGTCAAAAGTTACATTAAAGATAAACTTCGAGGCAAAGTAACCATTGAATCGAATGAACATGGAACGAAAACAATGTTTGATTTTAAATACAATTCTATCCATGCTACAAAGAAGTAG
- the eutA gene encoding ethanolamine ammonia-lyase reactivating factor EutA — protein sequence MTETILSVGIDLGTSTTQLILSELEIQNMASSFTVPRIVISDKRIIFRSEILFTPILADNLIDVEAIRDFVTKEYANAGIKKEEIGMGAVIITGETARKDNASNVLDAMSGFAGDFVVATAGPDLESIIAGKGAGAHTYAKENNTSVVNLDIGGGTTNLSLFDRGELIDTACLDIGGRLIKVDRETRKITYIAPKIQALIEKRGYPVKLGETTSPENLQPVLGEMVELLKNSVGLGAPNDFYETIITNKGLKFLTEIECISFSGGVADCISTGALSDPFRYGDIGLLLGKAIAESSLMTEKKYIESVETIRATVVGAGSHTAEISGSTITYTEKIFPVKNIPILKLAKQEEDENMAEVIKEKLSWFKIENEMEHIALAIEGENSPSFHQVTEYAKAICEGMKEPIALGHPLIIITWHDMAKALGQSIFGHLPAGHPLICLDSVKVDNGDYIDIGKPVADGKVLPVVVKTLVFN from the coding sequence TTGACGGAAACAATTTTAAGTGTAGGGATTGACCTTGGTACGTCGACAACACAACTCATTTTATCCGAGTTAGAAATTCAAAATATGGCATCTAGTTTCACCGTGCCGCGTATTGTCATTTCAGATAAGCGGATTATTTTTAGAAGTGAGATTCTGTTCACACCGATTCTTGCTGATAATTTGATTGACGTGGAGGCGATTCGTGATTTTGTAACGAAAGAATATGCCAATGCAGGAATTAAAAAAGAAGAAATTGGCATGGGGGCAGTTATTATCACGGGTGAAACAGCTCGTAAAGATAACGCCAGCAATGTATTAGATGCAATGAGTGGTTTTGCTGGGGATTTCGTTGTAGCAACAGCAGGACCTGACTTAGAAAGCATCATTGCTGGAAAAGGAGCAGGTGCCCATACCTATGCCAAAGAGAATAATACATCTGTTGTGAATTTGGATATTGGCGGCGGAACCACGAATTTATCGCTGTTTGATCGCGGGGAACTCATTGATACTGCTTGCTTAGATATTGGTGGTCGGTTAATTAAAGTAGACCGTGAAACAAGAAAAATCACCTATATTGCTCCAAAAATTCAAGCTTTAATAGAAAAACGAGGTTATCCGGTTAAACTTGGTGAAACAACTTCACCAGAAAACTTGCAACCCGTTTTAGGTGAAATGGTTGAGCTGCTTAAGAATAGTGTTGGCCTTGGGGCGCCAAATGATTTTTATGAAACAATCATTACAAATAAAGGATTGAAATTCTTAACGGAGATTGAATGTATCTCTTTTTCCGGAGGCGTTGCAGACTGCATCTCAACGGGTGCGCTAAGTGATCCTTTTAGATATGGTGATATTGGGTTATTGCTAGGAAAAGCGATTGCAGAATCTAGTTTAATGACTGAAAAAAAGTATATCGAATCTGTCGAAACCATACGGGCAACAGTGGTCGGAGCCGGTTCACACACAGCTGAAATTAGCGGTAGTACGATTACTTACACCGAGAAAATTTTCCCAGTAAAAAACATTCCAATTTTGAAACTTGCCAAACAAGAAGAAGATGAAAATATGGCAGAAGTCATCAAGGAAAAACTTAGCTGGTTCAAAATAGAGAATGAAATGGAACATATTGCACTTGCAATTGAAGGCGAAAATAGCCCAAGTTTCCACCAAGTAACAGAATATGCGAAAGCCATTTGCGAAGGAATGAAAGAACCAATCGCACTTGGTCATCCCTTAATTATCATTACATGGCATGACATGGCAAAAGCCCTCGGACAAAGCATCTTCGGGCATTTACCAGCCGGGCATCCACTAATTTGCTTGGATAGTGTCAAAGTCGATAATGGTGATTATATTGATATAGGAAAACCAGTTGCTGACGGGAAAGTGCTACCAGTAGTAGTAAAAACCTTAGTCTTTAACTGA
- a CDS encoding ethanolamine ammonia-lyase subunit EutB, giving the protein MILKTNLFGHTYQFKSITDVLAKANEEKSGDRLAGVAAESAEERVAAKVVLSKMTLGDLRNNPVVPYETDEVTRIIQDQVNDRIHDSIKNWTVEELREWILDHKTTDADIKRVARGLTSEIIAAVTKLMSNLDLIYGAKKIRVIAHANTTIGLPGTFSARLQPNHPTDDPDGILASLMEGLTYGIGDAVIGLNPVDDSTDSVVRLLNKFEEFRSKWDVPTQTCVLAHVKTQMEAMRRGAPTGLVFQSIAGSEKGNTAFGFDGATIEEARQLALQSGAATGPNVMYFETGQGSELSSDAHFGVDQVTMEARCYGFAKKFDPFLVNTVVGFIGPEYLYDSKQVIRAGLEDHFMGKLTGISMGCDVCYTNHMKADQNDVENLSVLLTAAGCNFIMGIPHGDDVMLNYQTTGYHETATLRELFGLKPIKEFDQWMEKMGFSENGKLTSRAGDASIFLK; this is encoded by the coding sequence ATGATTTTAAAAACGAATTTATTCGGCCATACATACCAGTTCAAATCCATCACTGATGTGTTGGCAAAAGCAAACGAAGAAAAATCAGGCGATCGCTTAGCCGGAGTTGCTGCTGAATCTGCAGAAGAACGTGTAGCTGCAAAAGTGGTGCTTTCTAAAATGACGCTTGGAGATTTACGTAATAATCCGGTTGTCCCATATGAAACAGATGAGGTAACGCGTATTATTCAAGACCAAGTAAATGACCGTATCCATGATTCCATCAAAAACTGGACAGTGGAAGAATTACGGGAATGGATTTTAGACCATAAAACAACAGATGCTGACATTAAACGTGTTGCACGCGGCCTAACATCAGAAATTATTGCTGCTGTTACAAAATTAATGTCTAATCTAGATTTAATTTATGGCGCGAAAAAAATCCGTGTAATCGCACATGCGAATACAACAATCGGTCTTCCTGGAACTTTCTCCGCTAGACTACAACCAAACCATCCAACTGATGATCCTGATGGTATCCTTGCTTCCTTAATGGAAGGATTAACTTACGGGATTGGGGATGCGGTAATCGGACTTAACCCAGTAGATGATTCTACTGATAGCGTTGTTCGTTTACTTAATAAATTTGAAGAATTCCGCAGCAAATGGGATGTGCCAACACAAACTTGTGTACTTGCGCACGTGAAGACTCAAATGGAAGCAATGCGTCGCGGCGCTCCAACTGGTCTTGTATTCCAATCTATCGCAGGTTCTGAAAAAGGTAATACAGCTTTCGGTTTTGACGGAGCAACTATTGAAGAAGCTAGACAATTAGCCCTTCAAAGTGGTGCTGCGACTGGACCAAACGTAATGTACTTTGAAACAGGACAAGGTTCTGAACTTTCTTCTGACGCTCATTTCGGCGTAGACCAAGTAACAATGGAAGCTCGTTGTTATGGATTCGCGAAGAAATTTGATCCATTCCTAGTAAATACAGTAGTTGGATTTATCGGACCTGAGTACTTATATGATTCCAAACAAGTAATTCGCGCTGGCCTTGAAGATCACTTCATGGGTAAATTAACTGGTATCTCTATGGGTTGTGACGTTTGTTACACCAACCATATGAAAGCCGACCAAAACGACGTAGAAAACTTGTCAGTACTTCTAACTGCAGCAGGATGTAACTTTATCATGGGTATTCCTCATGGTGATGACGTTATGCTTAACTACCAAACAACTGGTTACCACGAAACAGCCACTTTACGTGAATTATTTGGCCTAAAACCAATTAAAGAATTTGATCAGTGGATGGAAAAAATGGGATTCAGCGAAAATGGTAAATTAACTAGCCGTGCTGGAGATGCATCTATTTTCCTAAAATAA
- the eutC gene encoding ethanolamine ammonia-lyase subunit EutC, which translates to MNEQELKQMIEGILTEMSGGKTTDTVAAAPTKSVVETVVTEGSIPDITEVDIKKQLLVPEPADREGYLKMKQMTPARLGLWRAGPRYKTETILRFRADHAVAQDSVFSYVSEDLVKEMNFIPVNTKCQDKDEYLTRPDLGREFDNEMVEVIRANTTKNAKLQIVVGDGLSSAAIEANIKDILPSIKQGLKMYNLDFDNIIFVKHCRVPSMDQIGEITGADVVCLLVGERPGLVTAESMSAYIAYKPTIGMPEARRTVISNIHSGGTPPVEAGAYIAELIHNMLEKKCSGIDLK; encoded by the coding sequence ATGAACGAACAAGAATTAAAACAAATGATTGAAGGCATTTTAACAGAAATGTCCGGTGGTAAAACAACCGATACAGTAGCAGCAGCGCCAACTAAATCTGTAGTTGAAACAGTTGTAACAGAAGGTAGCATCCCGGATATTACTGAAGTAGATATCAAAAAACAATTACTAGTACCAGAACCAGCTGATCGTGAAGGTTATTTGAAAATGAAACAAATGACACCGGCTCGACTTGGTTTATGGCGTGCTGGTCCACGTTACAAAACAGAAACAATTCTTCGTTTCCGTGCGGACCATGCCGTAGCACAAGATTCCGTTTTCTCTTACGTTTCTGAGGATTTAGTAAAAGAAATGAACTTCATCCCAGTTAACACTAAATGTCAAGATAAAGATGAATACTTAACTCGCCCAGACTTAGGTCGTGAATTTGACAACGAAATGGTAGAAGTGATTCGTGCGAATACGACGAAAAACGCCAAACTACAAATCGTTGTTGGTGATGGACTTAGCTCAGCGGCAATTGAAGCTAACATCAAAGATATCTTGCCATCCATTAAACAAGGTTTGAAAATGTATAACTTAGATTTTGATAACATTATTTTCGTTAAACATTGTCGTGTACCTTCTATGGACCAAATCGGTGAAATCACTGGCGCTGACGTAGTTTGCTTACTTGTAGGTGAACGTCCAGGCCTAGTCACTGCTGAATCCATGAGTGCCTATATTGCTTACAAACCAACAATTGGTATGCCAGAAGCTCGTCGTACTGTTATTTCTAACATCCATAGCGGCGGAACTCCACCAGTTGAAGCAGGAGCATACATTGCTGAATTAATTCACAATATGCTTGAGAAAAAATGTTCTGGTATTGATTTAAAATAA
- the eutL gene encoding ethanolamine utilization microcompartment protein EutL → MKNDKLPASVLSVKVVSNVDNGLFKQLDLKPHQRSLGIITSDCDDVTYTALDEATKAAEVDVVYAKSMYAGAGNASTKFAGEVIGIIAGPSPAEVKSGLSVAVDFIENGASFVSANEDDSVPYFAHCVSRTGTFLSKEANVAEGEAIAYLIAPPLEAMYALDAALKAADVTIGAFYGPPSETNFGGALLTGSQSACKAACDAFKMAVENVAENPLQY, encoded by the coding sequence ATGAAAAATGATAAATTACCTGCATCCGTTTTAAGTGTCAAAGTTGTATCTAACGTAGACAATGGTCTATTTAAACAACTAGACTTAAAACCGCATCAAAGAAGCCTTGGTATTATTACATCTGATTGTGATGATGTAACTTACACAGCGCTTGACGAAGCAACAAAAGCAGCAGAAGTAGATGTTGTTTATGCGAAAAGTATGTATGCTGGTGCTGGAAATGCATCCACAAAATTCGCTGGTGAAGTTATCGGTATTATCGCCGGACCAAGCCCTGCGGAAGTAAAAAGTGGTCTTTCTGTAGCAGTAGATTTCATCGAAAATGGCGCTAGCTTTGTTAGTGCAAATGAAGATGATAGTGTACCTTACTTCGCGCACTGTGTTTCAAGAACTGGTACATTCCTTTCAAAAGAAGCGAATGTTGCAGAAGGTGAAGCGATTGCTTACTTAATCGCCCCTCCACTTGAAGCTATGTACGCGTTAGATGCAGCACTAAAAGCAGCAGACGTAACAATCGGAGCTTTCTATGGCCCACCGTCCGAAACAAACTTCGGCGGAGCACTTTTGACTGGTAGCCAATCTGCATGTAAAGCAGCTTGTGACGCTTTCAAAATGGCAGTAGAAAATGTGGCTGAAAATCCACTTCAATATTAA
- a CDS encoding BMC domain-containing protein, producing MPNEALGLIEVTGFLGAVVAADTCLKAANVELIQCEVISGGLTTVELTGDVGAVNAAIEAGKAATEDLGCLVSSHVIARMSEDTKALFVPQEEVKPQPKEVKQEEPKEVMQQVVEVKTNTKSTEKKLRAMKVIDLRKLAYTLDNVPIPKSKIKYANKDKLVHALKDIYGRSEN from the coding sequence ATGCCAAATGAAGCGCTTGGTTTAATTGAAGTCACAGGTTTTCTTGGTGCTGTTGTTGCTGCCGATACTTGTTTAAAAGCAGCAAATGTCGAACTGATTCAATGTGAAGTCATTAGCGGCGGTTTAACTACGGTTGAATTAACTGGTGATGTAGGTGCAGTAAATGCAGCTATCGAAGCAGGGAAAGCTGCAACAGAAGACTTAGGTTGTTTAGTATCAAGCCATGTTATCGCAAGAATGAGCGAAGATACAAAAGCACTTTTTGTTCCTCAAGAAGAAGTTAAACCACAACCAAAAGAAGTCAAACAAGAAGAACCAAAAGAAGTTATGCAACAAGTCGTAGAAGTGAAAACAAACACGAAAAGTACAGAGAAAAAACTTCGCGCAATGAAAGTTATTGATCTAAGGAAACTTGCTTACACATTAGATAATGTGCCTATTCCAAAGAGCAAGATTAAATATGCGAACAAGGATAAACTTGTTCACGCACTAAAAGACATTTATGGAAGGAGTGAAAACTAG
- a CDS encoding acetaldehyde dehydrogenase (acetylating) → MALEDKDLRSIQEVRNLIDSANKAQKELAAMSQQQIDTIVKAIADAGYDAREKLAKMAHEETGFGIWQDKVIKNVFASKHVYNYIKDMKTIGMLKEDNEKKVMEVAVPLGVVAGLIPSTNPTSTVIYKTLISIKAGNSIVFSPHPNALKAILETVRIISEAAEKAGCPKGAISCMTVPTIQGTDQLMKHKDTAVILATGGSAMVKAAYSSGTPAIGVGPGNGPAFIERSANIPRAVKHILDSKTFDNGTICASEQSVVVERVNKEAVIAEFRKQGAHFLSDAEAVQLGKFILRPNGSMNPAIVGKSVQHIANLAGLTVPADARVLIAEETKVGAKIPYSREKLAPILAFYTAETWQEACELSMDILYHEGAGHTLIIHSEDKEIIREFALKKPVSRLLVNTPGALGGIGATTNLVPALTLGCGAVGGSSSSDNIGPENLFNIRRIATGVLELEDIRKEENQATSELPVDADALIQSLVEKVLAELK, encoded by the coding sequence GTGGCACTAGAAGATAAAGATTTACGCTCAATCCAAGAAGTTCGTAACCTCATTGACTCAGCTAACAAAGCACAAAAAGAACTTGCTGCAATGAGCCAACAACAAATTGATACAATTGTAAAAGCAATAGCTGATGCCGGTTATGATGCTCGCGAAAAACTCGCAAAAATGGCCCATGAAGAAACTGGTTTCGGAATTTGGCAAGACAAAGTAATCAAAAACGTCTTTGCGTCGAAACATGTTTACAATTACATCAAAGATATGAAAACCATTGGTATGTTAAAAGAAGATAACGAAAAGAAAGTAATGGAGGTTGCAGTTCCACTTGGCGTAGTAGCAGGTTTAATTCCTTCTACAAACCCTACATCCACTGTTATTTACAAAACACTTATTTCCATTAAAGCCGGAAATAGTATCGTATTTTCTCCACATCCAAACGCACTAAAAGCGATTCTTGAAACAGTAAGAATTATTAGTGAAGCAGCAGAAAAAGCTGGGTGTCCAAAAGGCGCTATCAGCTGTATGACTGTTCCAACAATCCAAGGAACAGATCAACTGATGAAACACAAAGATACAGCAGTTATCCTTGCAACAGGTGGTTCTGCAATGGTAAAAGCGGCTTATTCATCTGGTACTCCAGCAATTGGAGTTGGCCCAGGTAATGGCCCAGCATTTATCGAACGCAGTGCTAACATTCCTCGCGCAGTGAAACATATTCTTGATTCCAAAACATTCGATAACGGAACAATTTGCGCATCTGAGCAATCTGTCGTTGTTGAACGTGTGAATAAAGAAGCTGTCATTGCTGAATTTAGAAAACAAGGAGCACACTTCTTATCAGATGCAGAAGCTGTTCAACTTGGTAAATTCATCTTACGTCCAAATGGTTCGATGAATCCAGCAATCGTAGGTAAAAGCGTGCAACATATCGCTAACCTTGCTGGTCTAACTGTTCCAGCTGACGCAAGAGTACTTATCGCTGAAGAAACAAAAGTTGGCGCTAAAATCCCTTATTCAAGAGAAAAATTAGCTCCAATCTTGGCTTTCTATACAGCCGAAACTTGGCAAGAAGCTTGCGAACTTAGCATGGATATTCTTTATCATGAAGGAGCTGGACATACTTTAATCATCCACTCTGAAGATAAAGAAATCATCCGCGAATTCGCGCTGAAAAAACCAGTTTCCCGTCTCTTAGTTAATACACCAGGAGCACTTGGCGGAATTGGCGCAACAACAAATCTTGTACCTGCTTTAACACTTGGTTGTGGGGCAGTTGGAGGAAGTTCATCATCTGATAATATCGGACCTGAAAATCTTTTCAACATTCGTCGCATCGCTACTGGCGTTTTAGAGTTAGAAGATATTCGTAAAGAAGAAAACCAAGCAACATCTGAACTTCCGGTTGATGCAGACGCACTCATCCAAAGTTTAGTCGAAAAAGTTTTAGCAGAATTAAAATAA
- a CDS encoding BMC domain-containing protein, with protein MANANALGMIETKGLVGAVEAADAMVKAANVTLMGKEQVGGGLVTVMVRGDVGAVKAATDAGAAAAERVGELLSVHVIPRPHSEVDAILPKSAE; from the coding sequence ATGGCAAACGCAAACGCATTAGGTATGATCGAAACTAAAGGTTTAGTAGGAGCAGTAGAAGCAGCAGACGCAATGGTGAAAGCAGCTAACGTAACACTTATGGGTAAAGAACAAGTTGGTGGCGGTCTAGTAACAGTTATGGTTCGCGGCGATGTTGGCGCAGTTAAAGCAGCAACAGATGCAGGCGCAGCAGCAGCAGAACGCGTTGGTGAATTACTATCTGTACACGTAATCCCACGTCCACACAGCGAAGTAGACGCAATTCTACCAAAAAGCGCTGAATAA